Proteins encoded in a region of the Pseudomonas denitrificans (nom. rej.) genome:
- a CDS encoding tyrosine-type recombinase/integrase: protein MTTIYVRFSDAEIRRQAQGTAKTLRDARYPALRFRFHKDRTRGSWHVVVRKVWGKAANYPDLAASAMLDALPSILARRVAEPDSTSAAQFFATVGQVLEWQLERQMTNRSLSAKRKASVKSMIRRHLLPRLCDLPVADTTKATLDRVLFWPLQEQFSPGYVRQAYGILMGAMRQAHRLELILSNPMGSMRFTDFVRGKIPPKPAGLRPDGTGQLLGQLAEHYGKAPAEALVALLMLCHGTRLGETRAARWRDFWLEEGLWTIPARDTKTRSEHQLPLTRQVLALLHAHREYQQRRGIESVYLFPGARGKPISPSQATVIFAAISGGEWSSHDLRKLARTSWTELGVDHLIGEMLLNHVMNGVLAAYIQTRAKERKREALQLWHDHLDTLGFQRIHGETEMERTPADSLANASSAAAASTF from the coding sequence ATGACGACCATCTACGTCCGCTTCAGCGACGCGGAGATCCGCCGGCAGGCCCAGGGCACCGCGAAGACGCTGCGTGACGCCCGCTACCCGGCGCTGCGCTTCCGCTTCCACAAGGACCGCACGCGCGGCTCCTGGCACGTCGTTGTCCGCAAGGTCTGGGGCAAGGCAGCGAATTATCCCGACCTCGCCGCCAGCGCGATGCTGGACGCCCTGCCGTCGATTCTTGCCCGGCGCGTGGCAGAGCCAGATAGCACCAGTGCGGCGCAGTTCTTCGCGACTGTTGGCCAGGTGCTGGAATGGCAACTGGAACGCCAGATGACCAATCGCTCGCTGTCAGCCAAACGCAAGGCCTCGGTGAAGTCGATGATCCGGCGTCACCTGCTGCCGCGCCTGTGTGATCTGCCCGTGGCCGATACCACCAAGGCGACGCTGGACCGCGTGCTGTTCTGGCCTCTGCAGGAGCAGTTCTCGCCGGGCTACGTGCGGCAGGCCTACGGCATCCTCATGGGCGCCATGCGGCAGGCCCACCGCCTGGAACTGATCCTCAGCAACCCGATGGGCTCAATGCGCTTCACCGACTTCGTGCGCGGGAAAATCCCGCCGAAGCCTGCTGGTCTCCGGCCGGATGGCACTGGCCAACTCCTTGGCCAACTCGCCGAGCACTACGGGAAGGCCCCTGCGGAGGCGCTGGTGGCCCTGCTGATGCTTTGCCATGGCACCCGCCTCGGAGAGACGCGCGCGGCTCGCTGGCGTGACTTCTGGCTGGAGGAGGGCCTGTGGACGATCCCGGCGCGGGACACGAAGACCCGCAGCGAGCATCAGCTACCGCTCACCCGCCAGGTGCTGGCCCTGCTCCACGCCCACCGTGAGTACCAGCAGCGGCGTGGTATCGAGTCGGTCTACCTGTTCCCGGGCGCCCGAGGCAAGCCGATCTCGCCCAGCCAGGCGACGGTGATCTTCGCGGCGATCTCAGGCGGTGAGTGGAGCAGTCACGACCTGCGCAAGCTGGCCCGCACGTCCTGGACAGAGCTCGGTGTGGATCACCTGATCGGCGAGATGCTGCTGAACCACGTCATGAACGGCGTGCTGGCGGCGTACATCCAGACCCGCGCCAAGGAGCGAAAGCGGGAGGCCCTGCAGCTGTGGCACGACCACCTCGACACCCTCGGCTTCCAGCGCATCCATGGCGAGACAGAGATGGAACGCACTCCCGCCGATTCCCTTGCCAATGCCAGCAGCGCCGCCGCTGCCAGCACTTTCTAG